One segment of Nostoc piscinale CENA21 DNA contains the following:
- the ssuC gene encoding aliphatic sulfonate ABC transporter permease SsuC: MTITFKNTKSREASLEAIFNNKYADKIVPWIVPFIVLLIWEVSSRTGLLSSRILPAPSSVVFTAFRLAATGELFQHMGISAARAVSGFIVGGGIGFILGLLTGFSRIAEQLLDSSLQMLRTIPNLALIPLVILWFGIGDQARLFLVSIGVFFPIYLNTYHGIRSVDPGLIEMGRVYGLKTPQLLWEIVFPGALPSILIGVRFSLGIMWLSLIVAEQIAADSGIGYMAMNAREFMQTDVVVLSIVIYALLGKLANSIAKALETKFLSWNPNYKAG; encoded by the coding sequence ATGACTATTACCTTCAAAAATACTAAAAGCAGGGAAGCTTCACTAGAAGCAATATTTAATAACAAATACGCTGATAAAATCGTTCCCTGGATAGTACCATTTATTGTGTTACTCATCTGGGAAGTTTCTTCCAGAACTGGATTACTGTCCAGCAGAATTCTACCAGCACCAAGTAGCGTAGTTTTTACAGCATTTAGGCTAGCTGCAACTGGAGAACTTTTTCAACACATGGGAATCAGTGCTGCTCGTGCTGTATCTGGTTTTATTGTTGGCGGTGGAATTGGCTTTATTTTGGGCTTACTTACTGGGTTTTCTCGCATTGCAGAACAACTGTTAGATAGTTCCTTACAAATGCTGCGTACTATTCCCAACTTGGCATTAATCCCTCTAGTAATTTTATGGTTTGGTATTGGCGATCAAGCTAGATTATTTCTAGTTTCTATAGGTGTATTTTTCCCAATTTATCTGAATACTTATCATGGAATCCGTAGCGTAGATCCAGGACTTATTGAAATGGGCAGAGTTTATGGTTTAAAAACACCCCAACTTTTATGGGAAATTGTATTTCCAGGAGCTTTGCCTTCGATTTTGATTGGTGTTCGCTTTTCTTTAGGCATTATGTGGCTATCGTTGATTGTAGCCGAACAAATTGCCGCAGATTCTGGCATTGGTTATATGGCGATGAATGCCCGTGAATTTATGCAAACAGATGTTGTTGTGTTAAGTATTGTGATTTATGCACTGCTAGGTAAACTAGCAAATTCTATAGCAAAAGCTCTAGAAACCAAATTCTTATCTTGGAATCCCAATTACAAAGCTGGGTAA